A genomic stretch from Neodiprion fabricii isolate iyNeoFabr1 chromosome 3, iyNeoFabr1.1, whole genome shotgun sequence includes:
- the LOC124178509 gene encoding synaptosomal-associated protein 29 — protein MAGQNYLSDSKNPFFALEDDVDDETFLRSAPPRSQPSSSFATYNSYTNYNNDLEQQRDQLMERKNAIEQRTLQSSKRSISLLRDSEQIGAATAEELMRQREQLEKTEKRLDDINSTLRFSQKHIQGIKSVFGSLKNYLSGKSIDGPPPSSNTLKLSESASPRSLSPSPLSEPLDRVQTNLSNNHPALRIRGLLDEEELPRPSDNVSAILEKNLDEMSGSLARLKGLAVGLTEEIDSQNDLIDSVMDKTEKADITIDRQNKDITRLLKK, from the exons ATGGCTGGTCAAAATTATTTGAGTGATTCGAAAAATCCTTTCTTCGCACTGGAAGATGACGTGGACGATGAAACGTTTTTACGAAGTGCTCCACCGAGATCGCAACCGTCTTCAAGTTTTGCGACGTACAATAGTTACACCAATTACAATAATGATCTTGAACAACAAAGGGATCAGTTGATGGAACGCAAAAATGCCATTGAACAACGAACTCTCCAATCATCCAAAAGATCTATATCTCTTTTGAGGGATTCAGAACAAATCGGGGCTGCTACAGCagag GAACTGATGAGACAACGGGAACAGCTGGAAAAAACGGAGAAACGATTAGACGATATCAACAGTACGTTGCGTTTCAGTCAGAAACACATCCAAGGAATAAAAAGTGTTTTCGGTAGCCTTAAAAATTATCTTAGTGGAAAGTCGATTGACGGTCCCCCTCCTTCTAGCAATACTTTGAAACTTTCTGAGTCTGCCAGCCCTAGGTCATTATCGCCGTCACCGTTATCTGAACCTCTGGATCGCGTGCAGACCAATCTTTCCAATAATCATCCAGCTTTGCGCATTCGAGGACTTTTAGATGAAGAAGAACTGCCTCGTCCCAGCGACAATGTCAGTGCTATTTTAGAAAagaatctagatgaaatgagCGGTTCGTTAGCAAGATTAAAGGGCTTGGCTGTTGGATTAACGGAAGAAATTGATTCTCAGAATGATTTGATTGATAGTGTTATGGATAAAACGGAAAAGGCAGATATTACAATTGATAGGCAGAATAAAGACATTACACGTTTGCTGAAAAAGTAA
- the LOC124178513 gene encoding uncharacterized protein LOC124178513 yields the protein MNSAIVHLEQSVREADGKLDMITWQIDAFEKEFQDPDNEISVLRLLRSVTQVKEEYQTLRRDILEVQQLQKQLSDSLKTQLSQVQGHFNILRNKIVGQKPTPQLK from the exons ATGAATTCCGCAATTGTACATCTGGAGCAGAGC GTACGCGAAGCCGATGGCAAGCTGGACATGATCACCTGGCAAATCGACGcgtttgaaaaagaatttcaggACCCGGACAACGAG ATATCTGTGCTCAGACTCTTGCGTTCAGTAACCCAAGTGAAAGAAGAATATCAAACGTTACGCCGTGACATCCTCGAGGTTCAACAACTCCAGAAGCAACTTTCCGACTCTCTAAAAACTCAGCTTTCTCAGGTTCAAGGCCATTTCAACATTCTACGCAATAAAATAGTTGGACAAAAACCAACTCCGCAGCTAAAGTag
- the LOC124178511 gene encoding cuticle protein 16.8 yields MRGVVITLVALLGVSLADVSHIVPHNSGVTETTSPSPPSPYSFQYAAGRYPGHIDRVHQEAGDGVGTIHGMYSYVDPKFKVRTVEYIADKTGFHPHLTNFEDTQTVPVDSEAVQLAKQKHQALYEHIANAHAQGVPANAPAESASVLRAKERHLRLYAKIADQHAAIAAEREAERLAFEATSVANDVEERQIY; encoded by the exons ATGAGAGGTGTCGTC ATCACGCTTGTTGCCCTGTTGGGTGTCAGCCTTGCCGATGTATCTCACATCGTCCCCCACAACAGCGGCGTCACTGAAACGACTTCGCCGTCACCTCCGTCACCCTACAGCTTCCAATACGCCGCAGGCAGATATCCGGGTCACATTGACCGCGTTCACCAAGAGGCTGGAGATGGCGTTGGCACTATTCacg GAATGTACTCCTACGTCGATCCGAAATTCAAAGTGCGGACCGTCGAGTACATCGCGGATAAAACCGGCTTTCATCCTCACCTGACGAACTTTGAGGATACTCAGACCGTTCCGGTCGACTCCGAAGCCGTTCAACTTGCCAAGCAAAAACACCAGGCTCTCTACGAGCACATTGCTAATGCACACGCTCAAGGGGTTCCAGCAAATGCACCGGCG GAATCAGCCAGCGTTCTGCGAGCGAAGGAACGACATTTACGACTTTATGCCAAGATTGCCGATCAGCATGCTGCCATTGCTGCAGAAAGAGAAGCCGAACGTCTCGCGTTTGAAGCCACGTCTGTGGCTAACGATGTCGAGGAGCGACAAATCTACTAA
- the LOC124178493 gene encoding organic cation transporter protein-like → MSLQCFEKKKGHRMRAEDAKVGSFQVVLLFLLGINYVIVSMNHALPNFHSHTPNFYCKVKGSVNSTNTCVTSLEKSTANMTGSISEKNAEYSSCETGYRFDSVRGETTIVTEWGLICERRYLLPLSTMFYLYGVVIGAWIAGVLTDRVGRLPVLAMCLYTQGTLAVALYIIQDYRAFLVVRALQGVFVQGLQISTYTLLLELFPVRSRTLVSMTLQFGWAIGLLLLAGLSYAVADWRVLQLATSVPTAVTVLYIWIIPESPRWLLAKGNLTEAHMALEKIAKYNTCCRKREVKVEAEMEEGNTTTITETVTPVKPKRKSRVSNVDPNETKTNDSLTEELSDLLTTPELSDGRIIVDRKFVNVKEENNLLTPSESLERRASNLEMQMKLEMTVGDEAMEERDPTPPPPAPLTPNGKDSQSTNGSDDNQEVSTIIPEEIVELRTAEAVPQKEEEDTNESLEKNKEDVENKSEVANNQTFLQLLRRPGLRRNCMILIFVWFSVSLSHCGFVFQLPDISGDRHVNFAIGGCLDLIAYSLTHFVLIKCGRRIPLGIYLILSGATCIVIAAISMPMHENSTWTGPTKLTLILIGKGAIVSSFAVTYLYTVELFPTVLRGTCLGYCEIFGKIGTLIAPHFTVLGTKTWAAVPISIMGTLCVVSGILSLALPETLNNRLPDTIEQSEDLFKKNRVRSTEEGSVKKTTNKRRTVLDEQNERDILREKLFNDDNDGKTWVEAGNGIIVNFSDGKNTE, encoded by the exons ATGAGCTTGCAGTGtttcgagaagaaaaaaggtcACAGAATGAGAGCCGAAGATGCGAAGGTGGGATCGTTCCAAGTAGTTCTGCTATTTCTTTTAGGGATAAATTACGTCATAGTATCGATGAACCACGCGCTGCCAAACTTTCACAGTCACACGCCAAATTTTTACTGCAAG GTAAAGGGCTCCGTTAATTCGACCAACACGTGCGTGACGTCCCTAGAAAAATCAACGGCGAACATGACGGGTTCGATTTCGGAAAAGAACGCCGAATATTCGTCCTGCGAAACTGGCTACCGTTTCGATTCCGTGAGAGGCGAAACTACGATAGTTACGGAATGGGGCCTGATATGCGAGAGAAGATATCTTCTCCCTCTTAGCACGATGTTCTATTTATACGGAGTTGTAATCGGCGCCTGGATCGCTGGAGTCCTGACCGACCGCGTTGGGCGTCTTCCTGTTTTGGCGATGTGCCTCTACACGCAGGGTACCTTAGCGGTTGCCCTTTACATTATTCAG GACTACCGCGCCTTTCTGGTTGTTCGAGCACTGCAAGGGGTATTTGTACAAGGGCTACAAATCTCTACATACACATTACTCTTGGAGCTATTTCCAGTCAGATCAAGAACTTTGGTGAGCATGACCTTGCAATTTGGTTGGGCCATAGGGCTCCTGCTTCTGGCAGGGCTCAGTTACGCTGTTGCAGACTGGAGGGTCCTTCAGTTAGCCACATCGGTTCCCACGGCGGTCACCGTCCTCTACATCTG GATCATACCAGAGTCACCACGATGGTTGTTGGCCAAAGGAAACCTGACGGAGGCTCACATGGCGTTggaaaaaatcgcgaaatacaACACCTGCTGCAGGAAGCGCGAGGTCAAGGTGGAGGCCGAAATGGAGGAAGGAAATACCACAACTATCACCGAGACCGTAACGCCAGTGAAACCAAAGCGAAAGTCTCGGGTGTCTAACGTTGACCCGAACGAAACTAAAACGAACGATTCTCTCACCGAGGAGTTATCAGATCTTTTAACAACTCCGGAGCTTTCCGATGGCAGAATAATAGTGGACCGTAAATTCGTCAACGTCAAAGAAG AGAATAATCTGCTTACACCGTCGGAAAGCCTGGAGCGAAGGGCATCAAATTTAGAGATGCAGATGAAGTTAGAGATGACTGTTGGGGATGAAGCAATGGAGGAAAGAGACCCCACGCCACCGCCACCCGCTCCTCTAACTCCAAATGGCAAGGACTCTCAATCCACTAATGGTTCCGACGATAACCAAGAAGTCTCGACAATAATACCGGAGGAAATAGTGGAGCTTAGAACAGCGGAAGCGGTGCCGCAGAAGGAAGAAGAGGACACGAACGAgtcgttagaaaaaaataaagaagacgttgaaaacaaaagtgAAGTAGCAAATAACCAGACCTTCCTACAACTACTAAGACGGCCAGGGCTTCGGAGGAATTGCATGATTCTTATATTCGTATG GTTCAGCGTTTCTCTGTCCCATTGCGGTTTCGTGTTTCAATTGCCAGACATAAGCGGCGATCGACACGTAAACTTTGCAATCGGCGGTTGTCTGGACCTGATCGCATACTCGCTCACCCATTTCGTGCTGATAAAATGTGGACGGCGTATACCTCTCGGTATTTATCTGATACTGAGCGGAGCTACTTGCATCGTTATCGCTGCTATCAGCATGCCaatgcatgaaaattcgaccTGGACGG GACCGACGAAATTAACGCTGATTCTGATAGGAAAAGGAGCAATCGTGAGTTCCTTTGCAGTTACATACTTGTACACGGTTGAATTATTTCCGACAGTTTTGCGAGGTACGTGTTTAGGATACTGCGAAATTTTCGGCAAGATTGGCACTTTGATAGCACCGCACTTCACAGTACTG GGTACAAAAACATGGGCCGCAGTACCGATATCGATAATGGGAACGCTGTGCGTTGTGTCGGGAATCTTGAGTCTGGCTCTTCCGGAAACGCTCAACAATCGCCTGCCCGACACTATTGAGCAATCGGAAgatttatttaagaaaaatcgcGTCCGAAGCACCGAAGAGGGATCGGTGAAAAAAACGACCAACAAACGGCGCACCGTACTCGACGAACAAAACGAACGTGACATACTGCGGgagaaattatttaacgacGATAACGATGGAAAAACATGGGTAGAAGCCGGAAATGGaattattgtcaatttttctgaCGGAAAGAATACAGAGTGA
- the LOC124178512 gene encoding mediator of RNA polymerase II transcription subunit 31: MNRLDDLPGLTKGRKTSYIGMNGGPETDDQQRLRFQVELEFVQCLANPNYLNFLGQRGYFKDSTFINYLKYLLYWKEPEYAKYLKYPMCLYFLDLLQYEHFRREVVNAQCTKFIDDQQILLWQHYTRRRTRLLQTAAEQTQPNNAQNNGMVQPKVP, translated from the exons ATGAATCGCTTGGACGATCTCCCAGGCCTAACTAAGGGAAGGAAAACATCTTACATCGGGATGAACG GTGGGCCAGAAACCGATGACCAACAGCGACTTCGCTTTCAGGTTGAGTTGGAATTTGTCCAATGTCTTGCTAATCCAAACTATCTAAATT TTCTGGGCCAGCGAGGATATTTCAAAGATTCCACCTTCATCAATTACCTGAAGTATCTACTTTACTGGAAGGAGCCAGAATATGCTAAATACTTGAAGTACCCGATGTGCCTCTATTTTCTGGACTTACTGCAGTATGAGCATTTCCGACGTGAAGTCGTAAACGCTCAGTGCACAAAATTCATCGACGATCAGCAAATATTGCTATGGCAGCATTACACCAGACGCAGAACAAGGTTACTGCAAACAGCAGCAGAGCAAACACAGCCCAATAATGCGCAAAACAACGGTATGGTACAGCCAAAAGTACCGTAG
- the LOC124178309 gene encoding uncharacterized protein LOC124178309, producing the protein MALIKVHTVEEEMKRNSELKKSDLQALRDWCKKQPHLPKVSDYELILFLHSNYYRLEPTKTTIDAFFTVKTHVPEFFTNRDPLGSRGLREISKVVCYIPFPGTTPDGFKVILAKLHDYEPSHYVFVDGVKLFCMIMELWIYTSGVSSGHIIVVDMEGLAFGHVARLSPMVLKKYFYYLQEALPVRLKGFHFVNTVPFMDLILNMIKPFMKKELLDMLFLHTNVESLSKKIPIDLLTNDLGGKIGSEKDLWTAELQKLEEHRAWFQEDEKRRVNESLRPGKAKNVTDIFGVEGSFKKLDIDYKARRQRSRDTMALIKLQTVEEEMKRNSELKKSDLQMLRDWCKKQPHLPTVSDTDLTLFLHSNYYRLESTKLTIDAFYSVRTHIPELFSNRDPLGEKGLREIMKVMCCIFLPGTTPEGYRVILAKTIDPDPSRYVLADVIKLVSMVMELRLYTTGTSSGYVIILDMDGTVFGHVARMNPMVVKKHLYYVQEALPIRLKSVHIINTAPFVEILMNIAKPFMKKELMNMIFLHPSVDTLNKRIPVDLLPNDQGGKAGSLKDLWAAELKNLEEHRAWFLEEDMRKVDESLRPDKAKNITDIFGIEGSFKKLDIDYELKLIDNIMVSMKMKTMEEEMKKNSELKESDLDILRDWSKKQPHLPHPISDGELILFLHSNYYQIEPTKSTIDTFHTVRTHAPDFCSNRDPLNSKNLREIMKVVGCVPLPGATPEGWKMMLVTLLDHDPSRYVYVDAVKLLCMVLELWLFTEGTVPGHVVIFDMTGVTMGHLARISLTVMKKCLYYVQEALPMRLKHVHFINTSPIADVVLNMMKPFTKSELLNQVSLHTDLESFSKKIPTDVLPNEHGGKAGPLKNLWADELRKVEEHRAWFLEEDKRKVNENLRPGKAKNATDLFGVEGSFKKLDID; encoded by the exons ATGGCGTTAATAAAAGTGCACACAGTGGAAGAGGAAATGAAGAGAAATTCGGAGCTGAAGAAATCCGATTTGCAAGCGCTGAGAGATTGGTGTAAAAAGCAGCCTCACCTACCAAAGGTGTCTGACTATGAACTGATACTGTTCCTACACAGCAACTATTACCGACTCGAGCCAACGAAAACAACGATAGATGCATTTTTCACCGTTAAGACTCACGTGCCCGAATTCTTCACAAATCGGGATCCATTGGGATCGAGGGGACTGCGTGAAATCTCGAAAGTTGT ATGCTACATACCTTTTCCCGGAACAACACCAGACGGTTTCAAAGTGATTCTAGCAAAACTCCATGATTACGAACCGTCCCATTACGTGTTTGTCGATGGTGTAAAGCTGTTTTGCATGATCATGGAACTGTGGATATACACTTCAGGTGTTAGCTCGGGGCACATCATCGTCGTTGATATGGAAGGTTTAGCTTTCGGTCACGTTGCTCGCCTGAGTCCCATGgtattgaaaaagtatttttactATCTGCAAGAAGCTCTGCCGGTTCGACTTAAGggttttcattttgtgaacACGGTGCCCTTCATGGACCTTATCTTAAACATGATAAAACCTTTCATGAAGAAAGAGCTCCTTGACATG CTTTTTCTGCACACTAATGTAGAATCACTGAGCAAGAAAATTCCCATTGATCTCCTGACAAACGATCTAGGAGGCAAAATTGGCTCCGAGAAAGATCTGTGGACTGCCGAGTTGCAAAAACTCGAGGAACATCGTGCCTGGTTCCAGGAGGACGAGAAGCGCAGGGTAAACGAATCTCTTCGCCCTGGCAAGGCGAAGAACGTCACCGACATCTTTGGCGTCGAAGGGAGCTTCAAGAAGCTGGATATCGATTA CAAAGCAAGGAGGCAAA GATCCCGGGACACCATGGCGCTAATAAAATTGCAGACAGTGGAAGAGGAGATGAAGAGAAATTCGGAGCTGAAGAAATCCGATTTACAAATGCTGAGAGATTGGTGCAAAAAGCAGCCTCACTTGCCCACAGTCTCGGACACTGATCTGACATTGTTCTTACACAGCAACTATTACCGACTCGAAAGTACAAAACTAACGATCGACGCATTCTACTCCGTTAGGACCCACATACCGGAATTGTTTTCCAATCGTGATCCACTCGGCGAGAAGGGACTTCGAGAAATAATGAAAGTCAT GTGCTGCATATTCCTACCAGGAACTACACCGGAAGGCTACAGAGTGATACTAGCGAAAACCATAGATCCTGATCCTTCCCGTTACGTCTTAGCGGATGTTATAAAGCTCGTTTCCATGGTCATGGAATTACGGCTCTATACTACGGGAACTAGTTCAGGATACGTAATCATTCTCGATATGGACGGTACCGTATTCGGTCACGTGGCTCGCATGAATCCCATGGTCGTTAAGAAGCATCTTTATTACGTGCAGGAAGCACTTCCCATCCGACTGAAGAGTGTTCACATCATAAATACGGCACCATTCGTGGAGATACTCATGAATATAGCAAAGCCTTTTATGAAAAAAGAGCTCATGAACATG atttttctgcACCCAAGTGTAGATACTTTGAACAAACGGATCCCCGTTGATCTCTTGCCGAATGATCAGGGTGGCAAAGCTGGTTCTTTGAAGGACTTGTGGGCCGCTGAGTTGAAGAACCTGGAGGAACACCGTGCCTGGTTCCTCGAAGAGGACATGCGCAAGGTTGACGAATCCCTTCGTCCTGACAAGGCAAAAAACATCACGGACATTTTCGGGATCGAAGGAAGCTTTAAGAAACTAGACATTGAT TACGAGCTCAAGCTAATCGATAACATCATGGTGTCGATGAAAATGAAGACCATGGAagaggaaatgaaaaagaattcagAATTGAAGGAATCTGATCTGGATATACTGAGAGACTGGTCTAAGAAACAACCTCATCTGCCTCATCCAATATCAGACGGCGAACTGATACTGTTTCTTCACAGTAATTATTACCAAATAGAGCCGACGAAATCAACGATCGACACATTCCACACAGTCAGAACCCATGCTCCCGATTTCTGCTCGAACCGTGATCCGTTGAACTCAAAGAATCTTCGAGAAATCATGAAGGTCGT GGGTTGCGTGCCGCTGCCAGGAGCCACGCCTGAAGGCTGGAAAATGATGCTAGTGACACTCTTAGACCACGATCCTTCCCGTTACGTCTATGTTGACGCTGTAAAGCTTCTTTGCATGGTCCTGGAACTGTGGCTCTTCACTGAAGGCACTGTTCCAGGCCATGTAGTCATATTTGACATGACCGGCGTCACGATGGGACATTTGGCCCGCATCAGTCTTacggtaatgaaaaaatgccTCTACTACGTGCAAGAAGCACTTCCCATGCGGCTGAAACACGTACACTTTATAAATACGTCGCCTATCGCTGATGTAGTGCTGAACATGATGAAGCCGTTCACAAAAAGTGAACTCCTCAATCAG GTCTCCCTGCACACCGATTTGGAATCTTTTAGCAAAAAGATCCCGACTGATGTCTTACCAAACGAACACGGCGGGAAAGCTGGTCCCCTGAAAAATCTTTGGGCGGATGAACTGAGGAAAGTCGAGGAACATCGTGCCTGGTTTTTGGAAGAAGACAAACGCAAGGTGAACGAAAATCTTCGCCCTGGCAAGGCGAAAAATGCGACAGATCTATTTGGGGTTGAAGGGAGCTTTAAGAAGCTGGACATCGATTAG
- the LOC124178507 gene encoding alpha-tocopherol transfer protein-like, whose product MALIKLPTVEEQMAKDSELKESDLQTLRDWCKKQPHLPEISDYELILFLHSNYYRLEPTKTTIDAFFTVKTHVPEFFRNRDPLGCKELREISKVVYCIPLRGTTPDGYKVILAKIHDCEPSHYVLVDAVKLFCMIMELWIYTSGVSSGHIIVIDMEGAVFGHVARLSPMTMKKYFYYLQEALPVRLKAFHFVNTVPFMDLILNMIKPFMKKELLDMLFLHTNVESLSKKIPIDLLTNDLGGKIGSEKDLWAAELQKLEEHRAWFQEDETRRVNESLRPGKAKNVTDIFGVEGSFKKLDID is encoded by the exons ATGGCCCTGATCAAGCTTCCCACCGTTGAAGAGCAGATGGCAAAGGATTCGGAATTGAAAGAATCCGATTTACAAACGCTGAGAGATTGGTGCAAAAAGCAGCCTCATCTACCAGAGATATCAGACTATGAACTGATACTGTTCCTACACAGCAACTATTACCGACTCGAGCCAACGAAAACAACGATAGATGCATTTTTCACCGTCAAGACTCACGTGCCCGAATTCTTCAGAAATCGCGATCCATTGGGATGCAAGGAATTGCGTGAAATATCGAAAGTTGT ATACTGCATACCTCTTCGCGGAACAACCCCAGACGGTTACAAAGTGATTCTAGCAAAAATCCACGATTGCGAACCATCCCATTACGTGCTTGTCGATGCTGTAAAGCTGTTTTGCATGATCATGGAACTGTGGATATACACTTCAGGTGTTAGCTCGGGGCACATCATCGTTATTGACATGGAAGGTGCAGTTTTCGGTCACGTTGCTCGCCTGAGTCCCATGACAATGAAAAAGTACTTTTACTATCTGCAAGAAGCTCTGCCGGTTCGACTTAAGGCTTTTCATTTTGTGAACACGGTGCCCTTCATGGACCTTATCTTAAACATGATAAAACCTTTCATGAAGAAAGAGCTCCTTGACATG CTTTTCCTGCACACTAATGTAGAATCACTGAGCAAGAAAATTCCCATTGATCTCCTGACAAACGATCTAGGAGGCAAAATTGGCTCCGAGAAAGATCTGTGGGCTGCCGAGTTGCAAAAACTCGAGGAACATCGTGCCTGGTTCCAGGAGGACGAGACGCGCAGGGTCAACGAATCCCTTCGCCCTGGCAAGGCGAAGAACGTCACCGACATCTTTGGCGTCGAAGGGAGCTTCAAAAAGCTGGACATCGATTAG